Proteins from one Vicia villosa cultivar HV-30 ecotype Madison, WI unplaced genomic scaffold, Vvil1.0 ctg.000253F_1_1, whole genome shotgun sequence genomic window:
- the LOC131625976 gene encoding uncharacterized protein LOC131625976: MEEKKGSKWSWTSALIGAASAVAATSILSAKPKDPTFHLISINFTSLKPSLPAIDAEVLLTVHVTNPNIAPINYSSTTMSIFYEGSLLGSAPVQAGSQPPRSCQLLRLPARLKARKLAKHAGRVVADVAKREMILDAAVDIAGTARVLWWDHNFKVRVNSHVTVDPVFLDVIDQESTAQLELFASDDELEGEGEDETEAKVEE; this comes from the exons ATGGAAGAAAAAAAGGGTTCAAAATGGAGTTGGACATCAGCACTAATCGGTGCAGCCTCCGCCGTAGCCGCCACCTCCATCCTCTCCGCCAAACCCAAAGACCCAACCTTCCATCTCATCTCAATCAACTTCACTTCCCTAAAACCCAGCCTCCCCGCCATCGACGCCGAGGTTCTCCTCACCGTCCACGTCACCAACCCCAACATAGCCCCCATCAACTACTCCTCAACCACCATGTCAATCTTCTACGAAGGCTCCCTCCTCGGCTCCGCTCCGGTTCAAGCCGGCTCGCAGCCGCCAAGGTCCTGCCAGCTCCTCCGACTCCCCGCAAGGCTTAAGGCAAGGAAGCTGGCGAAACACGCCGGGAGAGTGGTGGCGGATGTGGCGAAGCGGGAGATGATACTCGATGCGGCGGTTGATATTGCTGGCACCGCTAGAGTTTTGTGGTGGGACCATAATTTTAAAGTTCGTGTGAATAGTCATGTTACGGTGGATCCTGTTTTTCTTGATGTTATTGATCAGGAAAGTACTGCTCAACTTGAACTCTTTGCTTCAG ACGATGAGTTGGAAGGTGAAGGTGAAGATGAAACCGAAGCAAAAGTTGAAGAGTGA
- the LOC131625977 gene encoding mitochondrial inner membrane protease ATP23-like: MTENDKALKDCERMIHKSLKSPIVKFLREHLDKSGCPVQDNFFKAINCDKLQASGYIPGEGIAVCGNRTQMQDEVTQAIAHELIHAFDDCRGANLDWTDCAHHACSEIRAAHLSGDCHFKRELLRGFMTVRGHEQECVKRRVLTSLSSNRFCSGSTAKDSMEAVWDVCYNDTSPFDRAP, translated from the exons ATGACAGAGAATGACAAAGCTTTGAAGGATTGCGAACGCATGATTCACAAGAGTCTCAAGT CTCCAATCGTGAAATTCTTGAGGGAACACTTGGATAAATCCGGTTGTCCTGTTCAAGACAATTTCTTCAAAGCTATTAACTGTGACAAGCTTCAAGCCAGCGGTTACATTCCTGGTGAAGGG ATAGCGGTGTGTGGAAATCGAACACAAATGCAAGACGAGGTTACACAGGCTATAGCTCACGAGCTAATTCATGCGTTTGATGACTGTCGAGGTGCAAACTTGGATTGGACTGATTGTGCTCACCATGCTTGTAGTGAG ATAAGGGCTGCTCATCTAAGTGGTGATTGTCATTTCAAACGGGAACTTCTACGAGGATTTATGACTGTGCGAGGGCACGAACAA GAATGCGTCAAAAGAAGAGTTTTGACATCATTGTCTTCAAATCGGTTTTGCTCTGGTTCAACTGCCAAGGATTCTATGGAAGCTGTATGGGATGTATGTTATAATGATACATCACCTTTCGATAGAGCTCCTTAG